One Triticum dicoccoides isolate Atlit2015 ecotype Zavitan chromosome 5B, WEW_v2.0, whole genome shotgun sequence genomic window carries:
- the LOC119305721 gene encoding putative cyclin-dependent kinase F-2: MRSSPVSFSTSSSPPFPMAIKRVFPGDHPDFKVDTSCGAPRFTFCNRARYWSSTDYQETRALSMGAYGGVVEARHLTNGWTVTVKKPLPCAHESAGIACGCADARTLREAAFLAACHRHRAIVELRALSLDRCAGKLSVVMECVGPSLHEVLHEHRRGRPFPEADVRCIMEQLLGAAKHMHGLRIIHRDIKPGNILVGADGISSVKICDLGLAVSMSEPAPYGQHGTRRYMAPEMLLGKTDYDATVDMWSLCCVMAELLSRKPLFDGDDDAQQLLAIFRVLGVPLFTTWPAYESLPLAGKLVTPPHVISRNKLRQHFPEDRLSKEGFEVLKGLLSCNIDKRLSATTALRRPWFANAVVDALA, translated from the coding sequence ATGCGATCCTCTCCTGTTTCCTTTtcgacctcctcctcccctccgtTCCCGATGGCCATCAAGCGCGTCTTCCCGGGCGACCACCCCGACTTCAAGGTGGACACCAGCTGCGGCGCCCCGAGGTTCACCTTCTGCAACAGGGCGCGCTACTGGAGCTCCACCGACTACCAGGAGACGCGCGCGCTCAGCATGGGCGCCTACGGCGGCGTCGTGGAGGCGCGCCACCTCACCAACGGCTGGACCGTCACCGTCAAGAAGCCGCTCCCCTGCGCGCACGAGAGCGCCGGCATCGCATGCGGCTGCGCCGACGCCCGTACGCTGCGCGAGGCCGCGTTCCTCGCGGCGTGCCACCGCCACCGCGCCATCGTCGAGCTCCGGGCGCTCTCGCTCGACCGCTGTGCCGGGAAGCTCTCCGTGGTCATGGAGTGCGTCGGGCCCAGCCTGCACGAGGTCCTCCACGAGCACCGCCGCGGCCGGCCCTTCCCCGAGGCCGACGTGCGCTGCATCATGGAGCAGCTCCTCGGCGCCGCCAAGCACATGCACGGGCTCCGCATCATCCACCGCGACATCAAGCCGGGGAACATCCTCGTCGGCGCAGACGGCATCAGCAGCGTCAAGATCTGTGACCTAGGGCTCGCGGTGTCCATGTCAGAACCTGCGCCGTACGGACAGCACGGCACACGCAGATACATGGCGCCGGAGATGCTCCTTGGCAAAACCGACTACGACGCCACGGTTGACATGTGGTCCCTGTGCTGCGTCATGGCCGAGCTCCTCTCCAGGAAGCCACTCTTCGACGGGGACGACGACGCCCAACAGCTCCTCGCCATCTTCCGCGTTCTCGGCGTGCCATTATTCACGACCTGGCCAGCCTACGAGTCATTGCCGCTCGCCGGGAAGCTGGTGACGCCACCGCATGTCATTTCCCGCAACAAGCTCCGTCAGCACTTCCCAGAGGACCGCCTCTCCAAAGAAGGTTTCGAAGTCCTCAAGGGGCTCCTCTCGTGTAACATCGACAAGAGGTTGTCGGCCACCACCGCGCTTAGGCGACCATGGTTCGCCAACGCCGTAGTCGATGCTTTAGCCTGA